DNA sequence from the Coffea arabica cultivar ET-39 chromosome 11c, Coffea Arabica ET-39 HiFi, whole genome shotgun sequence genome:
GTTTGGGCATTTCACTGCATTATTATATTTCGTTGGTTTACTTCCAAAACACTTTGGACTCGATTTAACCAATAAGACTAGTTCATAGAAAAACAGTCAATTGTTAAACCCTTTTGGGCcataatgaaattttaaaatactTTAATTGCTTTATCATGATTATCTTAGCCCTATAGGGATCATTTCTCAACTCGTGTGCTTGTAAAAATAGTCCTTTTATCAAAAATGAACTTTGTCATGCATAAAATCTGGGGTTTATTTATATAATAGTTGTCCCTGTATTAACTTGGTCAATCACAGTTTAGTCATTGCCTAAGCATTTCTAAAGGCACCAGCTTAATAATGCCAACaagaggcttttttttttttttttttttttatacacaaTTGGTCAATGACCAACATTTGAGATCTAATTAGTAAAACATATCGACTAGTTGAATTGAACCATTTTGTAGTCCAACTAAAACAGTGCTTTAGACCAAGTAATGTTGATCCGAACTTTAGTAAAAATTGCTCACAGATGAAAGGTCCATTTCATGATTCACAAATCAACTTGAAAACCCAGACATAATTCAAACCTTGAAGATCAGTTACCCAATTTGTAGCCAACTTCAAATTTAACTAATATGGCTTGCATGCCACGGTATTATTTCTCCCCAGTAAACAATCAATATATAAGTGACTTTTATGCAAAGATTCCCCTTGATTACAGCCGACATACGACTAAGTAGGCAAGTCACAATTGACCAACTCAAAACCTGAAACACACGTTTTTCTGGAGTGGAGTCATACAGGAAAAACTGGAGTGGAGTGGTAGTTTTTCTTCATCTCTTTCTCACATTTGTTATAGTTTCTATGGGGAAAGAAGTGGCTGTGTCGTTGATTAGGCTAGTTGTCAAGTGTAGTTATCTTAGGTTTTCAATTACTAATGAAacttttattcttatttgtcCACTAATCAGAATTAACCACCCACTAACTTAGACACTACTATTGCATTATTGTGGAGTTAGTTAATGAAGTCTTGATAATCCTAATTATTAATTTTGcctatttaaaattatatttgaCATTTGAGTAACAATAATGATAACAATTGGATCAAAAAAAGGGGGTTTCACATCAACAGTGTTGCAATGAGACGCAGAGTTATCAACAGGGTTTGCAGTAGAATCTTTCAAATCCTTCACAAAAAATGCAGTtactttttcttgaatttttcttctccAAGCGCTTTCTGCATGTAAATCAGTTCATGTCCAAACAAATGTATGATAAGAGCTGGTTGCCTCGAGAAGAAATTGGTTTTATTTGTCCATTGATATTTATGATTTCAACCAAACAAATTCCCCAGGTCTCAGAAGTTAATCTTCATCATAATCTCATACAGAAAACAGTACACAGATTCTGTTAGTCTTATTTAGACCAGATATAAAGTAGATTTCAAGAGATGTAATGACATTTGGAGGCAAGCCTGTGATGAAGAAGACCAAGTGAGCAATGATGcgaggaaaataaaataaattggcCCAAAAAAGAGACCAAAAGAATTACTATTAACTTCTACCAGATGCCAACTTGAAGCAAACAAACCCGTACCATGATTGCCATTCCTGTTGTTCGTACAGGGCATGGAATTGCAGGGCAACCTGCAGGTATTTCAGAGCCATAAAGATTAGTACAAGAACTCTCCCCATATTTGCGTCCAGCCGTTTATTGTATTCTTCAGATATGCTTGCTTGCAATTTTTGTTCGTCTAAAATGATGAACtggagaaaagaaggaaaaggtagaagcagaagaagaagaaggcaaCGTGCGTGACACAGTAGAAGAGCTGCAACCTGTAAATGTCTATGTTTTGCTTGCAGGGTTTCCAGTCCTCCTCTAGAATGGAATACTGGAATATTTTTTGATTTGTCTACGCAgtgaattatttgtaaaaaaatatatatatatattttgtttgtttgttgcataaTAAATACTTTTTTAACACTTTTTTTGtcgaaaaattttatttacttttttatttcacataaattacatcacaaaaaatgttgcagatttattctaaaaaattcttttcaaataatcttctaCGTCATTTGATTGAATTATAATTGTAAAGCAGGGGTTGGATCAAGCTATCATTAACTCAGGGTTAATTCTGTTTTAATGTTATTGGTTAATTTTTGGGTTCATGTGCTAAAAACTCATGTAAGGTGGCAAAAGATACTCTCCTTATAAATATAGCTACctcatattttcattttcagaTTATATATATGCATTTGGGAGTTACATCATTGTCAATGCTGAGTAATGGATCTTATCTTAAAGACATCACTAATTAATAATCACAACATAACCTAGTTGTAATCATCGTCGGGTCCTCTCCTATTGATCAGCAATCATCATGGTATAAAATTGGTAAAGAAGCACAagattctaatttttttttatgtggtGCTGTGTTAATTTATGGGAAAATTTTATGGTCCCTCTAGAGAGCTATTTCctcaatttatatttttaaaaaatgataatgatttattttttaaacgatTTAAATTGTTACAATCTAATAGTCAAAATCTTTTATTTTGCGATCCAACGATAAATCTCTAACGTATATTGTAGATTCAACCCATCCCTTAATGTTTTTGGACATGTTTCATATTATTGGACATATATTATATTGGGATGGTCTAAATTCACACCCCTAATGCATTAATGACTTGTATCATGAGTATTGATAATTTGTACTATTAACATTAATAGTTATACCATGTGTAGATTTAGACCGTAGGTAGGGTTGTGGGTTTAGCATCAttcacaataataataaaaggggACACTATGGCAAAGAGCCTATTGCCTCCAAGCAAAGGCGAAAGAaggacaaacaaaaaaaaattggaataaGGCATTTACCCAAGAAAAGGCCCCCTGTATTTGCCAAAGAAAATCTCATTGGTACAATCTTCTTATCAGTAGCTGATTTGTTTACCTAAAGAAGCAGTACTCTCTCTGGTGGACATCATCACAAATTTAGTGGTCTAGCACTCCAATTTAGAATTCAATTAAAGCAATCATCCCTTGAATTCAACAACATTGGAGcaactaaaacatatataattatCAGTTCCGAAAACAGGATAGAGACACTTAACGAAAGGAGAACCTCAAAAACTTGGCATGCAAGATCACAAAATTAGAAAAGGGCAGAAACTAGTGATGAATAATTGATGAATATTCTTATCCTACAACCCAACAAGTGAGGGATCCAAATTATCCAAAACGCAGCTAGCTTTGTCGAACAGAGCAGTTTTTTACATTCTCAAACTCAAATGGAGTCAGTGATTCCATTGCACGGTCACAACCTCCTCAAACTCCTCCTCTTCCTCACCATCCTCCaccatgtaccacactcaaccACCTCTCTCGATCTACTCCCTAAAGAAGCGCTGCCGACGAAATCTGGCTACCTCGAAGTAAACTCCACAACTGGTTCAGCCCTTTTCTACACATATTATGAGGCACAAAAGCCCACCACACCCCTCTCTCAAACCCCCCTTCTCATCTGGCTCCAAGGTGGCCCTGGATGCTCCTCCATGCTTGGAAACTTCTATGAACTTGGTCCGTGGCTGGTTACGTCTAATGTTTCAGTTAAGCATAATCCAGGGGCATGGAACAGGATATTTGGGGTCCTTTTTATTGATAATCCAATTGGAACTGGATTCAGCATTGCTGCTTCGCTTCAAGAAATCCCAAGAAATCAGCATGACGTTGCGAAACATCTTTTCATCGCTATCAAGAAGTTTATTAAGCTGGATGATATGTTTAAAACGAGGCCAATTTATGTTACTGGGGAGAGTTATGCTGGAAAGTATGTTCCGGCACTTGGCTACTACATATTGAAAAAGAATGCTATTTTGCCAGTTTCCAGTAGGGTCAATTTGGCCGGTGTAGCTATTGGAAAAGGACTAACAGATCCGGCCACACAAACGGCCACTTATGCTGTGAATGCTTACTATTCTGGATTCATTAACGATAAGCAGAAGAAAATCTTGGAGAATCTTCAGAAGAAGGCTGTTGAATTGACACAAATTGGGAATTGGACTCAGGCTTCTAATGCAAGAGATACAGTGGTGCAAACATTGCTAGACATGACTGGCTTCGTAAGTGTATATGATTTTAGAAGGTTAGTTCCATATCAAGATTATTTAGTGGCTGAGTTTCTAACAAATATGGAGGTAAAAAAGGCGTTAGGGGCTAAGGAAAATATTGTGTTTGAAGCATGTAGTGATGTTGTGGAAGATGCGCTAACCGAGGATATCATGAAGAGTGTGAGGTATATGGTTGACTATTTAGTTAGGGAAACTAAGGTTTTATTGTACCAGGGACAGTGTGATATGCTTCTTAATGTGGTGTCGAATGAGGCTTGGATAAAGAAACTGAAGTGGGcgagacaaagagagttcatgGAAGCAGATAGGAAAGTTTGGAGAGTGAACGAGACTTCAGCTGGCTCTGTGCAGAAGTTTGAGAAATTGAGTCATGTTGTGGTGTTGAATGCGGGACACCTTGTGCCTGCTGATCAGCCTTTGAATTCTCAAGCTATGATAGAAGACTGGGTTTTGGACAGGGGACTCTTTGCCGATTAGCAGTAGAACAacatgcaaaccaaatatcactTTGTTGTGtcatattttatttactttgttgTGTGCTGCAATATCTGTCCTAGTAATTCAGCTCCAGTATTTACACTTGAAGCCAAGAACTTTATCATCTGGGCTGATGAATTAGCAGTTTCAGTAGCCATCACAAATTAGTTATTACTATCTTTGTTCTTAGGCACAGCCTAATGAACCGATACTCATTAAGTTACTAATGAGTTCAAATGAATATATGCTGCTTTTTGGAAACAACCAATAGCAATAGGCGCCAGTTCA
Encoded proteins:
- the LOC113716461 gene encoding serine carboxypeptidase-like 50, whose translation is MESVIPLHGHNLLKLLLFLTILHHVPHSTTSLDLLPKEALPTKSGYLEVNSTTGSALFYTYYEAQKPTTPLSQTPLLIWLQGGPGCSSMLGNFYELGPWLVTSNVSVKHNPGAWNRIFGVLFIDNPIGTGFSIAASLQEIPRNQHDVAKHLFIAIKKFIKLDDMFKTRPIYVTGESYAGKYVPALGYYILKKNAILPVSSRVNLAGVAIGKGLTDPATQTATYAVNAYYSGFINDKQKKILENLQKKAVELTQIGNWTQASNARDTVVQTLLDMTGFVSVYDFRRLVPYQDYLVAEFLTNMEVKKALGAKENIVFEACSDVVEDALTEDIMKSVRYMVDYLVRETKVLLYQGQCDMLLNVVSNEAWIKKLKWARQREFMEADRKVWRVNETSAGSVQKFEKLSHVVVLNAGHLVPADQPLNSQAMIEDWVLDRGLFAD